The Oreochromis niloticus isolate F11D_XX linkage group LG15, O_niloticus_UMD_NMBU, whole genome shotgun sequence genome includes a region encoding these proteins:
- the LOC109194475 gene encoding zinc finger BED domain-containing protein 1 encodes MLVMDMRPLSMVDDQGFKEMIKQFNSDYHDNYLPGRSHFTKLMEKKYDATFEKVKHTLGGVKGFFTLTADVWTSRATEAYLGVSCHFLSEDWKMKSFILDTMPLEERHTGANIVTWMEEVLTKFDILPAKIKAVVHDSGSNMVAAMRLLEEKHGWASIRCAGHTLQLIVNTALKETTISRALGAARQLVEHFKRSELASTRLKMKQEQMNVKKNTLIQDVSTRRNNTFHMIERLLEQRWPLTATLSDPEVTPRGKHYLDLKPEQWVLLEELKQGLAPFETATVYLSGQQYTTVSGLPQVVKGLTRAVHQSQLETSSGKSFNASAEKGITQKWGSICTFSADKENPVILAAALDPRYRKLKFLAPEDVIRVQGTVEVLAVKEANAGTHEHAKVQTANGSGRIEKTALDNLLESDTDSQGDNEKAASKEDQDVQVVRSEVQLYFKEATVSKKDDPLKWWSENEGRFPTLSKLAKSVLCIPATSTPSERIFSTAGNICSQKRASLSAEHVEKLTFLAMNNNVV; translated from the exons ATGTTGGTGATGGACATGAGACCCCTGTCTATGGTTGATGATCAAGGTTTCAAAGAGATGATCAAGCAGTTCAACTCAGATTACCATGATAACTACCTACCAGGCCGATCCCACTTCACCAAATTGATGGAAAAGAAATATGATGCTACCTTTGAGAAG GTAAAGCACACCCTTGGTGGTGTCAAAGGTTTCTTCACCCTGACTGCTGATGTCTGGACCAGTCGTGCAACAGAGGCCTACCTGGGTGTGTCTTGCCATTTCCTGAGTGAAGATTGGAAGATGAAGAGCTTCATCCTTGATACCATGCCTCTTGAGGAGAGGCATACTGGTGCCAATATAGTGACATGGATGGAAGAGGTGCTAACAAAGTTTGACATCTTGCctgccaaaataaaagcagtagTACATGACAGTGGTTCCAATATGGTGGCAGCAATGCGACTGCTTGAAGAAAAACATGGATGGGCCTCTATCCGCTGTGCTGGACACACACTCCAGCTCATAGTCAATACTGCTCTCAAAGAAACCACCATCAGCAGAGCACTAGGTGCTGCTAGGCAGCTAGTGGAGCACTTTAAGAGAAGCGAGCTGGCTAGTACAAGACTAAAAATGAAACAGGAGCAAATGAATGTGAAGAAAAATACACTGATCCAAGATGTCAGTACAAGACGGAATAATACATTCCACATGATAGAGAGACTCCTCGAACAGCGCTGGCCTCTCACTGCCACTCTTTCAGATCCCGAGGTAACGCCAAGGGGGAAACACTACCTCGACTTGAAGCCAGAGCAGTGGGTGCTGCTTGAAGAACTGAAGCAAGGTTTGGCACCTTTTGAGACTGCTACTGTTTACCTTAGTGGACAGCAGTACACAACTGTTTCAGGTCTTCCACAGGTGGTCAAAGGGCTGACACGGGCTGTACACCAAAGCCAACTGGAGACGAGCTCAGGAAAATCTTTCAATGCCAGTGCAGAAAAAGGCATAACACAGAAATGGGGGAGTATATGCACTTTCTCAGCAGACAAAGAAAACCCTGTTATTCTCGCAGCTGCTTTGGACCCCAGATACAGAAAGTTGAAGTTTTTGGCTCCTGAAGATGTCATCAGAGTGCAGGGGACTGTTGAAGTGCTTGCTGTCAAAGAAGCAAATGCTGGGACACATGAACATGCAAAAGTGCAGACGGCCAATGGTTCAGGTAGAATTGAAAAGACTGCTCTGGACAACCTCCTTGAGTCTGACACAGACAGTCAGGGTGACAATGAGAAAGCAGCATCTAAGGAGGACCAAGATGTCCAAGTTGTGAGAAGTGAAGTTCAGCTGTACTTTAAAGAAGCCACAGTTTCTAAAAAGGATGATCCTCTTAAATGGTGGAGCGAAAATGAGGGACGTTTCCCTACACTATCAAAGCTAGCTAAATCTGTTCTGTGCATTCCTGCAACCTCCACCCCATCGGAGCGGATCTTCTCCACAGCAGGGAATATCTGCTCTCAAAAGAGAGCAAGCCTTTCTGCAGAACATGTAGAAAAGCTAACTTTCCTGGCTATGAACAATAATGTTGTGTAG